A window of the Roseburia sp. 831b genome harbors these coding sequences:
- a CDS encoding response regulator transcription factor codes for MAKKVLVVDDEKLIVKGIRFSLEQDGMEVDCAYDGEEALKMAKENPYDMILLDIMLPKMDGFEVCQHIRDFSNVPIVMLTAKGDDMDKILGLEYGADDYITKPFNILEVKARIKAIMRRTAVSAPKQENPKIKEDGDLKLDCESRRLYILGREVNLTAKEFDLLELLVNHSNKVYSREDLLNLVWGYEYPGDVRTVDVHVRRLREKIESNPSEPKYVHTKWGVGYYYYQN; via the coding sequence ATGGCAAAAAAGGTTCTTGTAGTAGATGATGAGAAATTAATCGTAAAGGGAATCCGTTTTAGTTTGGAGCAGGATGGAATGGAAGTGGATTGTGCGTATGATGGGGAAGAGGCGCTTAAGATGGCAAAAGAAAACCCATACGACATGATTCTGTTAGACATTATGCTTCCAAAGATGGATGGGTTTGAGGTGTGTCAGCATATTCGCGACTTTTCGAATGTGCCAATCGTGATGTTAACCGCGAAAGGCGATGATATGGATAAGATTTTAGGCCTTGAATATGGTGCAGACGATTATATTACCAAACCGTTTAATATTCTGGAAGTCAAGGCAAGAATCAAGGCGATTATGAGACGTACAGCAGTAAGTGCGCCAAAACAGGAGAATCCGAAAATCAAAGAAGATGGTGACTTAAAGTTAGACTGTGAGAGCAGAAGACTTTATATTCTTGGAAGAGAGGTCAATTTAACCGCGAAGGAATTTGACTTGTTAGAGCTTTTGGTGAACCACTCAAACAAGGTATACAGCAGAGAAGATTTACTGAATCTTGTCTGGGGATATGAATATCCGGGCGATGTGAGAACGGTGGATGTACATGTTCGTCGTTTAAGAGAAAAGATTGAGAGTAATCCAAGTGAGCCAAAGTATGTCCATACCAAGTGGGGCGTTGGTTACTACTACTATCAGAATTAA
- a CDS encoding ComEA family DNA-binding protein translates to MNLKKKIYVFGAVAVLLAGCGRQETTYLEAVQQEGTEEKVTETDMREDVGLCYVYVCGAVKEPGVYSLPAGSHIFEAVEMAGGMTEDAAAEAVNQAELIADGQMIKIYTPDEMEEKAGEEAAADALKEQSVQQDGRVNINTATAEILMTLPGVGQQKAESIVSYREENGAFSSVDAIKKVSGIKDGVYNQIKDKITVD, encoded by the coding sequence ATGAATTTGAAAAAGAAAATATATGTATTCGGTGCTGTGGCAGTGCTTTTAGCTGGGTGCGGAAGGCAAGAGACGACGTATCTTGAGGCGGTGCAACAGGAAGGAACGGAAGAGAAGGTAACAGAGACTGACATGCGTGAAGATGTTGGTCTCTGTTACGTGTATGTCTGCGGAGCAGTAAAAGAGCCGGGAGTCTATTCGCTGCCTGCCGGAAGCCATATTTTTGAAGCAGTAGAGATGGCGGGTGGAATGACAGAGGATGCAGCGGCGGAAGCCGTGAATCAGGCAGAGCTGATCGCAGACGGGCAGATGATTAAAATCTATACGCCGGATGAGATGGAAGAGAAAGCCGGTGAGGAAGCGGCTGCGGATGCTTTAAAGGAGCAGTCCGTGCAGCAGGATGGCAGGGTAAACATCAATACGGCGACGGCAGAGATTTTAATGACACTTCCGGGTGTTGGACAGCAGAAAGCCGAGAGCATTGTTTCCTATCGGGAGGAGAATGGAGCATTTTCCTCTGTGGATGCAATAAAAAAGGTGTCTGGGATAAAAGACGGTGTCTACAACCAGATTAAAGATAAGATAACAGTTGATTGA
- a CDS encoding aspartate aminotransferase family protein, translated as MNKQEYIEEEEKVLLHTYNRFPLVLDHGEGVYLYDTDGKEYLDFAAGIAVQAFGYNNKEYNDAIKAQIDKVMHTSNLYYNVPVMEAAKRVLKVSGMDRVFFTNSGTEAIEGALKAAKKYAYTRDGHAGHEVIAMQHSFHGRSLGALSVTGNAHYQEPFEPLLPGIHFAEFNNLDSVAKLINEKTCAIIMETVQGEGGIYPATQEFLEGVRALCDEHDILLILDEIQCGMGRTGEMFAWQHYGVKPDIMTSAKALGCGVPVGAFLMTQRVADMSLAPGDHGTTYGGNPFIGAAVNKVLEMMERDHITDHVKEVSAYLEEKLDEIVTKYDFLTAHRGMGLMQGIVCEKPVGKIAAKALEEGLIIITAGTDVIRLVPPLIIEKKHVDEMIAKLEKVLDENHF; from the coding sequence ATGAATAAGCAGGAATATATCGAGGAAGAAGAGAAGGTTTTATTACATACCTATAACCGTTTCCCATTGGTGTTAGACCATGGAGAAGGCGTTTACCTTTATGATACGGATGGAAAAGAATATTTAGATTTTGCAGCCGGAATCGCCGTACAGGCATTTGGGTATAACAACAAAGAATATAACGATGCAATAAAAGCACAGATTGATAAGGTGATGCATACCTCTAACCTTTACTATAACGTGCCGGTGATGGAAGCAGCGAAGCGCGTGTTAAAGGTAAGTGGCATGGACCGCGTGTTTTTTACCAACAGTGGAACAGAGGCAATTGAAGGAGCGCTTAAGGCAGCCAAGAAGTATGCCTACACAAGAGACGGACATGCAGGACATGAAGTGATTGCAATGCAGCATTCTTTTCATGGAAGAAGCCTTGGGGCGTTGTCTGTAACCGGAAATGCACACTATCAGGAGCCGTTTGAACCATTACTTCCAGGAATACATTTTGCCGAGTTCAATAACTTAGACAGCGTAGCGAAACTCATCAATGAAAAAACATGTGCCATTATCATGGAGACCGTACAGGGAGAGGGCGGCATTTACCCGGCAACCCAGGAATTCTTAGAAGGTGTCAGAGCGCTTTGCGATGAACACGATATCTTACTTATTTTAGATGAGATTCAGTGTGGAATGGGGCGTACCGGAGAGATGTTTGCATGGCAGCACTATGGTGTGAAGCCAGATATTATGACAAGCGCAAAAGCGTTAGGCTGTGGCGTGCCGGTTGGTGCCTTTTTGATGACACAAAGGGTGGCAGATATGTCGCTTGCACCGGGAGACCATGGAACAACATACGGAGGAAATCCGTTTATCGGCGCAGCAGTCAATAAAGTGCTTGAGATGATGGAACGGGATCACATCACGGACCATGTCAAAGAAGTGAGTGCTTATCTGGAAGAAAAATTAGACGAAATTGTTACAAAATATGATTTCCTTACGGCACACCGTGGAATGGGACTGATGCAGGGAATTGTCTGCGAAAAACCGGTTGGAAAGATTGCAGCAAAAGCGTTAGAAGAGGGATTGATTATTATTACGGCAGGAACGGACGTGATTCGTTTAGTGCCACCGCTTATCATCGAGAAGAAACATGTAGATGAGATGATTGCAAAATTAGAAAAAGTATTGGACGAAAATCATTTTTAA
- the argB gene encoding acetylglutamate kinase — translation MDEKYMKELLEKANVLIEALPYIQRFNRKIIVVKYGGSAMVDEELKKHVIQDVTLLKLVGFKPIIVHGGGKEISKWVEKVGMEPEFVNGLRKTDAATMEIAEMVLNKVNKSLVQMVEELGVNAVGISGKDGGLLKVERKYSNGQDIGFVGDVKEVNPKILYDLLEKDFLPIICPIGMDDEYNSYNINADDAACAIARAVNAEKLAFLTDIEGVYKDPADKSTLISELPISDAKKLISDGYIGGGMLPKLNNCIDAIENGVSRVHILDGRIAHCLLLEIFTNRGIGTAILGDKESKFYHE, via the coding sequence ATGGATGAGAAATATATGAAAGAGTTGTTGGAAAAAGCAAATGTGCTGATTGAGGCACTTCCTTATATTCAAAGATTTAACCGGAAAATCATTGTTGTGAAATACGGCGGAAGCGCAATGGTTGACGAGGAATTGAAAAAGCATGTTATTCAGGACGTGACACTGTTAAAACTGGTTGGGTTTAAGCCGATTATTGTGCATGGCGGTGGAAAAGAAATCAGCAAGTGGGTTGAAAAAGTCGGAATGGAACCGGAATTTGTCAATGGACTTCGCAAGACAGATGCGGCGACGATGGAAATTGCGGAGATGGTGTTAAATAAAGTCAACAAATCTTTGGTTCAGATGGTGGAAGAACTTGGCGTGAACGCGGTCGGAATCAGTGGAAAAGATGGCGGACTTTTAAAAGTAGAGCGGAAATATTCCAACGGACAGGACATCGGATTTGTCGGGGATGTCAAGGAGGTCAATCCAAAAATTTTGTATGATTTGTTAGAAAAAGATTTTCTTCCAATCATTTGCCCAATCGGAATGGATGACGAGTATAACAGTTACAACATCAATGCGGATGATGCAGCCTGCGCGATTGCAAGGGCAGTCAATGCAGAAAAATTGGCATTCTTAACCGATATCGAGGGTGTATACAAAGACCCAGCGGATAAGTCTACGTTAATTTCCGAATTACCGATTTCGGATGCAAAGAAATTAATTTCCGATGGCTATATCGGCGGAGGAATGCTTCCGAAACTCAATAACTGTATCGATGCGATTGAGAATGGTGTATCAAGAGTTCATATCTTAGATGGAAGAATTGCACATTGTCTGTTGCTTGAAATCTTTACAAACCGCGGAATTGGAACCGCTATTTTAGGGGATAAGGAGTCGAAATTTTATCATGAATAA
- the argJ gene encoding bifunctional glutamate N-acetyltransferase/amino-acid acetyltransferase ArgJ: MKQIQGGVTAANGFLAATTAAGIKYQNRTDMAMIYSKNPCTVAGTFTTNVVKAAPVLWDQKIVKEHKKAQAVVVNAGIANACTGEEGYSYCKATAEKAAELFHIEEQDVLVASTGVIGMQLPIERICAGVEAMVPELKDTIEAGNQAAKAIMTTDTHEKEIAVEFEVGGKKAVLGGMCKGSGMIHPNMCTMLCFLTTDVAISQELLKEALSEVVPDTFNMVSVDGDTSTNDTCVVLANGLAGNDVITEKNKDYDTFKEALYTVNEYLAKQMAGDGEGATALFEVKVIGAKNKEEAKILSKSVITSSLTKAAIFGHDANWGRILCAMGYSGVRFDPEKVDLYFESAAGKMQIIKDGVALDYDEKEATKILSEPEVTAIADVKMGDASATAWGCDLTYDYVKINADYRS, from the coding sequence ATGAAACAGATACAAGGTGGCGTGACAGCAGCAAATGGTTTTCTGGCAGCGACAACAGCAGCTGGAATCAAATATCAGAATCGTACCGACATGGCAATGATATATAGCAAGAATCCATGTACCGTGGCAGGAACGTTTACCACAAATGTGGTAAAGGCAGCACCTGTTTTGTGGGATCAGAAAATTGTAAAAGAACACAAGAAGGCACAGGCAGTGGTCGTCAATGCGGGAATCGCGAATGCGTGTACCGGAGAGGAAGGTTATTCTTATTGTAAGGCAACAGCGGAAAAGGCGGCAGAACTTTTTCATATTGAGGAACAGGATGTCTTGGTTGCATCAACAGGAGTCATTGGAATGCAGCTTCCAATCGAGCGTATCTGCGCCGGAGTTGAAGCGATGGTTCCAGAATTAAAGGATACCATAGAGGCAGGAAATCAGGCGGCAAAGGCAATTATGACAACGGATACACATGAAAAAGAGATTGCAGTGGAATTTGAAGTCGGTGGAAAGAAGGCAGTTCTTGGTGGAATGTGTAAGGGTTCCGGCATGATTCATCCCAATATGTGCACCATGCTTTGTTTTTTAACTACGGATGTAGCTATTTCACAGGAACTGTTAAAAGAGGCACTGAGTGAGGTTGTGCCGGATACATTTAATATGGTGTCCGTGGATGGCGATACTTCCACCAATGATACCTGTGTGGTTCTGGCGAACGGGCTTGCCGGAAATGACGTGATTACAGAAAAAAACAAAGATTATGACACCTTCAAAGAAGCACTTTATACAGTCAATGAATACCTGGCAAAACAGATGGCTGGAGATGGAGAGGGTGCAACAGCATTGTTTGAAGTAAAAGTAATCGGAGCAAAGAATAAGGAAGAGGCAAAGATTTTAAGCAAATCCGTTATCACATCCAGTCTTACCAAGGCTGCAATTTTTGGACATGATGCAAACTGGGGAAGAATTCTTTGTGCAATGGGTTATTCCGGTGTCCGGTTTGACCCGGAAAAAGTAGATCTTTACTTTGAGAGTGCAGCAGGAAAAATGCAGATTATTAAAGACGGTGTTGCACTTGACTATGATGAAAAAGAGGCGACAAAGATTTTGTCAGAACCAGAAGTAACCGCAATTGCGGACGTCAAAATGGGGGATGCGAGTGCAACGGCATGGGGCTGTGACCTGACGTATGATTATGTCAAAATCAACGCAGACTATCGTTCCTAA
- a CDS encoding GNAT family N-acetyltransferase: protein MKQEQYQIRKMEMDDYDEVYALWGKIHGFAIRSIDDSREGIERFLKRNPTTSVVAVEEGHVVGAILCGHDGRSACFYHVCVDEAYRKRGIGEAMVRHCLVALKEEKINKVNLMAFKNNELGNEFWQGLDWKIRDDINYYEAVLNQNNISTVNP, encoded by the coding sequence ATGAAACAGGAACAATATCAGATCAGAAAAATGGAGATGGACGATTACGATGAGGTGTATGCACTGTGGGGAAAAATTCATGGTTTCGCCATCCGCAGCATCGACGATTCAAGAGAAGGAATTGAGCGCTTCTTAAAAAGAAATCCAACGACAAGCGTAGTTGCTGTGGAAGAGGGGCATGTTGTTGGTGCAATCCTTTGCGGACATGATGGCAGAAGCGCATGCTTTTACCATGTCTGCGTGGACGAGGCATACCGGAAAAGAGGTATCGGGGAAGCGATGGTCAGACATTGTCTTGTGGCATTAAAAGAAGAAAAAATCAATAAAGTAAATTTGATGGCATTTAAGAATAACGAGCTTGGAAACGAGTTCTGGCAGGGATTAGACTGGAAAATCCGGGATGATATCAACTATTATGAGGCAGTTTTAAACCAGAATAATATCAGCACGGTAAATCCTTAA
- the argC gene encoding N-acetyl-gamma-glutamyl-phosphate reductase: MIKAGIIGATGYAGNELVRILLGHKDVEIVWFGSRSYVDQKYASIYQNMFELVDADCMDDQIEELAKKVDVIFTATPQGYLAGVLTEEILSQTKIVDLSADYRLKDVSVYEKWYKIEHKSPQFIKEAVYGLCEVNREQIKNARLIANPGCYTTCSILTAYPLVKEGLIDPTTLIIDAKSGTSGAGRGAKVPNLFCEVNENMKAYGVATHRHTPEIEEQLGYAAGKEIMVNFTPHLVPMNRGILATEYASLVKKPDGSLPTYEEIKAVYDKYYGKEKFVRVLEKDVCPETKWVEGSNYVDVNFKIDERTGRVILMGALDNLVKGAAGQAVQNMNLLFGLPEDEGLCLVPMFP; the protein is encoded by the coding sequence ATGATAAAGGCAGGAATCATTGGCGCAACCGGTTATGCGGGAAATGAACTGGTTCGAATTTTATTAGGACATAAGGATGTAGAGATTGTATGGTTTGGTTCAAGAAGCTATGTGGATCAGAAGTACGCATCGATTTATCAGAACATGTTTGAACTGGTGGATGCGGATTGCATGGACGATCAGATAGAGGAACTTGCAAAAAAAGTGGATGTGATTTTTACGGCAACACCACAGGGATATCTGGCAGGTGTTTTGACAGAAGAAATTTTAAGTCAGACCAAGATTGTGGATTTGAGTGCGGATTACCGTCTAAAGGACGTGTCCGTTTACGAAAAATGGTACAAAATCGAGCATAAGAGTCCACAGTTTATCAAGGAGGCAGTGTATGGACTCTGTGAGGTAAACCGGGAACAGATAAAAAATGCAAGACTGATTGCAAACCCTGGATGTTACACAACCTGTTCGATTCTGACCGCATATCCATTGGTAAAGGAAGGCCTGATTGACCCGACCACTTTGATTATCGATGCAAAATCAGGAACTTCCGGTGCAGGAAGAGGAGCAAAGGTTCCAAACCTGTTTTGTGAAGTAAATGAGAATATGAAAGCCTACGGTGTCGCAACGCACCGCCATACACCGGAGATTGAAGAACAGTTAGGATACGCGGCAGGAAAAGAAATCATGGTGAACTTTACACCACATCTGGTTCCAATGAACCGTGGAATCCTGGCAACGGAGTATGCAAGCCTTGTGAAAAAGCCGGATGGCTCACTTCCAACCTATGAAGAAATCAAGGCAGTTTATGATAAGTACTATGGAAAAGAAAAATTTGTCCGTGTACTGGAAAAAGATGTCTGCCCGGAGACAAAATGGGTAGAGGGAAGCAATTATGTTGATGTCAACTTTAAGATTGACGAGCGTACCGGAAGAGTTATTTTGATGGGTGCACTTGACAACTTGGTAAAAGGTGCGGCTGGCCAGGCGGTACAGAATATGAACTTATTATTTGGCTTACCGGAAGACGAGGGACTTTGCCTTGTTCCGATGTTCCCGTAA
- a CDS encoding argininosuccinate synthase translates to MKEKVVLAYSGGLDTTAIIPWLKETYDYDVICCCVDCGQEEELDGLQERAKLSGASKLYIEDIVDEFCDDYIVPCVMANATYENKYLLGTSMARPGIAKKLVEIARKENAVAICHGATGKGNDQIRFELGIKALAPDIKVIAPWRNDKWNMDSRQAEIDYCKSHGIDLPFSTDSSYSRDRNLWHISHEGLELEDPSQEPNYDHLLVLGVSPEKAPDEGEYVTMTFEAGVPKSVNGKEMKVSDIIRELNKLGGKHGIGIIDIVENRVVGMKSRGVYETPGGTILIEAHKQLEELVLDRATMEVKEEMGNKLAQVVYEGKWFTPLREAIQAFVESTQQYVTGEVKFKLYKGNIIKAGTTSPYSLYSESLASFTTGDLYDHHDAEGFITLFGLPLKVRAMKMQEVAKQQK, encoded by the coding sequence ATGAAAGAAAAAGTTGTATTAGCTTACTCTGGTGGTCTTGATACTACCGCTATTATCCCTTGGTTAAAAGAAACCTACGATTATGATGTTATTTGCTGCTGCGTTGACTGCGGACAGGAAGAAGAATTGGACGGTTTACAGGAACGTGCTAAGTTATCCGGCGCTTCTAAATTATATATTGAAGATATCGTCGATGAATTCTGTGATGATTATATCGTTCCTTGTGTGATGGCAAACGCTACCTACGAGAACAAATACTTGCTCGGAACTTCCATGGCTCGTCCTGGTATTGCCAAAAAATTAGTTGAAATCGCAAGAAAAGAAAACGCCGTTGCGATCTGCCACGGTGCTACCGGAAAAGGAAATGACCAGATTCGTTTCGAGCTTGGAATCAAGGCGTTAGCTCCTGACATCAAAGTAATTGCTCCATGGCGTAACGATAAATGGAACATGGATTCCCGTCAGGCAGAAATCGATTACTGTAAATCCCACGGCATCGACCTTCCATTTTCTACGGACTCCAGTTACAGCCGTGACCGTAACTTATGGCACATCAGCCACGAAGGTCTGGAATTAGAGGATCCTTCCCAGGAGCCAAACTACGATCACTTATTAGTGCTTGGTGTCTCTCCTGAAAAAGCTCCAGACGAGGGCGAATATGTGACCATGACATTCGAAGCCGGTGTTCCAAAGTCTGTCAATGGAAAAGAAATGAAAGTTTCCGACATTATCCGTGAATTAAACAAACTCGGCGGAAAGCACGGTATCGGTATCATCGATATCGTAGAGAACCGTGTAGTCGGCATGAAATCCCGTGGTGTCTATGAGACTCCTGGCGGAACTATCTTAATAGAAGCACACAAACAGTTAGAGGAATTAGTACTCGACCGTGCAACCATGGAAGTAAAAGAAGAAATGGGCAACAAATTAGCACAGGTTGTTTACGAAGGAAAATGGTTCACACCACTGCGTGAAGCAATCCAGGCATTTGTAGAGTCTACCCAGCAGTATGTAACCGGTGAAGTGAAATTCAAACTTTACAAAGGTAACATCATCAAAGCCGGAACAACTTCTCCATATTCTCTTTACAGCGAATCTTTAGCAAGCTTTACAACCGGCGATTTATACGACCATCACGATGCAGAAGGATTTATCACTTTATTTGGACTTCCATTAAAAGTTCGTGCCATGAAGATGCAAGAAGTAGCCAAACAGCAAAAATAA
- the pdxR gene encoding MocR-like pyridoxine biosynthesis transcription factor PdxR, translated as MIEFMIHLQGDGNIPLYEQIYESIRKNISDGKVSQGEKLPSTRFMAKYLQVSRSTVELAYEQLLSEGYIESQPCRGYYVCDIADLYELQEKSLYPKENLEQEEIDSKETKYLDFTADGIDYKHFPFNIWRKIHKNLLLDDRDEILLSGDGQGEYGLRNAIAKYLYQARGVKCEPDDIVIGAGNEYLLILLSQLLGEKKHVLMENPTYLQAYRTFENIGYQVSCVSVEEEGGIPLEKIRQVAPNLLYLMPSHQFPLGGVMPLKRRLELLKWATEDEGRFLIEDDHDSEYRYKGKPIPSLQGIDSHGKVIYLGTFSKSIAPSLRVSYMVLPKDLKKVYEERCAFYSTTVSRLSQDVLRVFLEEGHFGRHLNKMRGIYRNKHDKLVSVLKKYPWVKKIHGDNAGLHLLVEIETTMEENEIVEKARECGMKLEGLSAYEVMEQKGECFPTILLGYGNPSEEEIEQGMELLNQILTAQK; from the coding sequence ATGATCGAGTTTATGATTCATTTACAAGGGGATGGCAACATCCCTTTGTATGAACAGATATACGAATCGATAAGGAAAAATATTTCAGACGGTAAGGTTTCTCAGGGAGAAAAATTACCGTCTACTCGTTTTATGGCAAAATATCTTCAGGTGAGCCGCAGCACCGTGGAACTTGCCTATGAACAGCTTTTGTCGGAAGGGTATATTGAATCGCAGCCCTGCCGCGGTTACTATGTCTGTGACATTGCGGATTTGTATGAACTTCAGGAAAAGAGCCTTTATCCCAAAGAGAATCTGGAACAAGAGGAGATTGATTCCAAGGAAACAAAATACCTGGATTTCACGGCAGATGGAATTGACTACAAACATTTTCCATTTAATATCTGGAGAAAAATACATAAAAATCTGCTGTTGGATGACAGGGATGAAATCTTACTGTCCGGGGATGGACAGGGCGAGTATGGACTTCGGAATGCAATTGCAAAATATCTTTACCAGGCGAGAGGGGTAAAATGTGAGCCGGATGATATTGTGATCGGCGCAGGAAATGAATATCTGTTGATTCTGCTTTCACAGCTTCTTGGGGAAAAGAAGCATGTTTTAATGGAAAATCCGACCTATCTGCAGGCGTATCGTACATTTGAAAACATCGGCTATCAGGTAAGCTGTGTGTCGGTGGAAGAAGAGGGGGGAATTCCATTGGAGAAAATCCGCCAGGTGGCACCGAATCTTTTATATCTAATGCCATCCCATCAATTCCCACTCGGTGGCGTGATGCCGTTAAAAAGGCGCCTAGAGCTTTTAAAATGGGCGACGGAGGATGAGGGACGTTTTTTGATTGAAGATGACCATGATAGTGAATACCGTTATAAGGGAAAGCCGATTCCGTCGTTACAGGGTATCGATTCGCATGGCAAAGTCATTTATCTTGGAACTTTTTCTAAAAGCATCGCACCGTCCCTTCGTGTCAGTTACATGGTGCTGCCAAAGGATCTAAAAAAAGTGTATGAGGAACGATGCGCTTTTTATTCTACAACGGTTTCTAGATTGTCACAGGATGTGCTTCGTGTTTTCTTAGAGGAAGGCCATTTTGGCAGACACTTAAATAAAATGCGTGGAATCTATCGAAACAAGCACGATAAGTTAGTGAGTGTCCTAAAAAAATATCCGTGGGTAAAGAAAATTCATGGGGATAATGCCGGACTTCATCTGCTTGTGGAGATTGAGACGACAATGGAGGAGAATGAGATTGTAGAAAAAGCAAGGGAATGTGGCATGAAGCTAGAGGGCCTAAGTGCCTATGAGGTAATGGAGCAAAAAGGTGAATGCTTTCCAACCATTCTCTTAGGATACGGGAATCCGTCGGAAGAAGAGATTGAGCAGGGAATGGAGCTTTTAAATCAGATTCTGACGGCGCAAAAATAA
- a CDS encoding DUF2225 domain-containing protein: MNLFAGLEKFGIKADEKTDLFEEDKKDKGPVVKTSTGEEVPAESSFLLEKAIRCTVCDKVFKTKMIKNGRIKRLEPDFDLRPRFQYIDTLKYDVSSCPFCGYTAMNRYFEHLTSAQIKLVKEQVCANFKPEVKPELPEEYDYDTAIERYKLALYNTLVKKGKTSEKAYTCLKISWLLRGKAETLTGTDEETVKLKAACKEEEEAFYQQAYDGLTKAVSTEMFPICGMDQTTIDYLLAAMAFHFRKFDVSSKLVGGILTSQSAGQKMKDRAYDMKEKIIAEIRKGK, from the coding sequence ATGAATTTATTTGCAGGATTGGAAAAATTTGGAATTAAGGCGGACGAGAAAACAGATTTGTTTGAAGAGGATAAGAAAGACAAAGGACCAGTGGTAAAGACCAGCACAGGCGAAGAAGTTCCGGCAGAGTCCTCTTTCTTATTGGAAAAGGCAATTCGTTGTACCGTGTGTGACAAAGTATTTAAGACAAAGATGATTAAAAATGGCCGTATCAAGCGTTTAGAGCCTGATTTTGACTTAAGACCACGTTTTCAGTATATCGATACTTTAAAATATGATGTTTCATCCTGTCCGTTTTGCGGTTATACCGCAATGAACCGTTATTTTGAGCATCTTACATCCGCTCAGATAAAACTGGTAAAAGAGCAGGTTTGTGCAAACTTCAAGCCAGAAGTAAAACCAGAGCTTCCGGAAGAGTATGATTATGATACCGCAATCGAGCGCTATAAGTTAGCTTTATATAATACACTTGTCAAGAAAGGAAAAACAAGTGAGAAGGCATACACCTGCCTTAAGATTTCATGGCTGTTACGTGGAAAAGCAGAGACTTTAACCGGAACAGACGAAGAGACTGTGAAATTAAAAGCAGCGTGCAAAGAGGAAGAGGAAGCTTTTTATCAGCAGGCATACGATGGTCTGACAAAAGCAGTGTCTACTGAAATGTTCCCAATCTGTGGAATGGATCAGACTACCATTGATTACCTGCTTGCAGCAATGGCATTCCACTTTAGAAAATTTGACGTGTCCTCCAAACTGGTCGGTGGTATTTTAACATCACAGTCAGCTGGTCAGAAGATGAAGGACCGTGCGTATGATATGAAAGAAAAAATCATCGCAGAAATCAGAAAAGGTAAATAA